The following are from one region of the Melaminivora suipulveris genome:
- a CDS encoding P1 family peptidase, which yields MLNTTAPTPLHPGAITQVAGIEVGHFTDVRRPTGCSVVIARAGAVAGVDVRGAAPGTRETDLLAPENLVSEVHAIMLAGGSAWGLDAASGAVRWLEEQGVGLDVGVARLPLVPAAVLFDLPVGDARIRPDAAAGYAACAAASSQAPAQGSVGAGAGAAVGKMFGMQHAMKGGIGSASVRVAGVTVGALIACNAVGDVVDPATGLPLAGARSADGRGLRDTRLALLAGEPPHPLLAGSNTTIGVIATDARLTKVQAKRLAMSGHDGLARSINPVHTMSDGDTLFALATGRAAQHPGMMVLATMAAEAVARATVNAVLAARAVQLADGSALPAHADLHGLG from the coding sequence ATGCTCAACACCACCGCTCCCACGCCGCTGCACCCCGGCGCCATCACCCAGGTAGCCGGCATCGAGGTCGGCCATTTCACCGACGTGCGCCGGCCCACCGGCTGCAGCGTGGTCATCGCCCGCGCCGGCGCGGTGGCCGGCGTGGACGTGCGCGGCGCCGCGCCCGGTACGCGCGAGACCGATCTGCTGGCGCCGGAAAACCTGGTCAGCGAGGTGCACGCCATCATGCTCGCCGGCGGCAGCGCCTGGGGGCTGGACGCGGCCAGCGGCGCCGTGCGATGGCTGGAGGAGCAAGGCGTGGGCCTGGACGTGGGCGTTGCGCGCCTGCCGCTGGTGCCCGCCGCCGTGCTGTTCGACCTGCCCGTGGGCGACGCGCGCATCCGCCCCGATGCCGCCGCCGGCTACGCCGCCTGCGCCGCAGCCAGCAGCCAGGCGCCAGCGCAGGGCAGCGTGGGCGCCGGCGCGGGCGCGGCAGTCGGCAAGATGTTCGGCATGCAGCACGCCATGAAGGGCGGCATCGGCAGCGCCAGCGTGCGCGTGGCCGGGGTGACGGTGGGAGCGCTCATCGCCTGCAACGCCGTGGGCGACGTGGTCGACCCTGCCACCGGCCTGCCGCTTGCCGGCGCGCGCAGCGCGGACGGCCGCGGTTTGCGCGACACGCGGCTGGCGCTGCTGGCCGGCGAGCCGCCGCACCCGCTGCTGGCCGGCAGCAACACCACCATCGGCGTCATCGCCACCGATGCGCGCCTGACCAAGGTGCAGGCCAAGCGCCTGGCCATGTCCGGCCACGACGGCCTGGCGCGCAGCATCAACCCGGTGCACACCATGAGCGATGGCGACACGCTGTTCGCCCTGGCCACGGGCCGCGCCGCGCAGCACCCTGGGATGATGGTCCTGGCGACCATGGCGGCCGAGGCCGTGGCGCGCGCCACGGTCAACGCCGTGCTGGCGGCGCGTGCGGTGCAGCTGGCGGACGGCAGCGCGCTGCCGGCGCATGCCGATCTGCACGGTTTGGGGTGA
- a CDS encoding DUF411 domain-containing protein, translating to MNSPPRPRRHWLAASATLLATTALPAWAAAPAASAVEVWKDPSCGCCNDWITHMKQAGFSIAVHDSGNAAVRAKLGLPQRLGSCHTALVGGYLLEGHVPASDVRKLLQQKPKALGLTVPGMPVGSPGMDGPEYGGRKDPYDVLLVTRNLMNSDVSTSVFTSYR from the coding sequence ATGAATTCCCCGCCCCGCCCCCGCCGCCACTGGCTGGCCGCCAGCGCCACCTTGCTCGCCACCACTGCCCTGCCCGCCTGGGCGGCCGCGCCCGCCGCGAGCGCCGTGGAGGTCTGGAAGGACCCCAGCTGCGGCTGCTGCAACGACTGGATCACGCACATGAAGCAGGCCGGCTTCAGCATCGCCGTGCACGATAGCGGCAACGCCGCCGTGCGCGCCAAGCTGGGCCTTCCGCAGCGCCTGGGCTCGTGCCACACGGCGCTGGTCGGCGGCTATCTGCTGGAAGGCCACGTGCCGGCCTCCGACGTCAGGAAGCTGCTGCAGCAAAAACCCAAGGCGCTGGGCCTGACGGTGCCCGGCATGCCGGTGGGCAGCCCCGGCATGGACGGCCCCGAGTACGGCGGCCGCAAGGACCCGTACGACGTGCTGCTGGTGACCAGGAACCTGATGAACAGCGACGTCTCCACCAGCGTCTTCACCAGCTACCGCTGA